In Oryzihumus leptocrescens, the following are encoded in one genomic region:
- a CDS encoding HNH endonuclease signature motif containing protein: MDGLDTALDIELAQVCGGLNQLHARLVRLVAGALTAEEWAGDGVRSPEHWLVLRAGLSPSRAREVVALARREAELPTLMDTFAGGHLSLDQVSTVARHAPAPMEASVTELAVNATVPRLRRTLSRYAFPDEPASTADPSVDAPATNDGAEDAGPPMAPTPERRVEEPADLAMGCDADGRFTLRFSAPPDLGALVEAALMEARDALFHAGRPEVTWATALAEVCERSLANPPSPGRRDAFRVLVHLDTDGAWLNARPALPRHLLHKLTCEGSLRPLWVTEGHPVNVGRALRIVPDRTRRLVEDRDRGCRFPGCAATAVVKVHHVIHWADGGPTDTPNLVSLCPHHHDRHHAVDYDIRGDADLPDGLTFTNRWGHLIRPAPAYRPPIPSHSPDPSSRPDSVGSAGQGSPPDSPGSPDQGSPPDPGSSADPGGHGAVPGHTGGPTAPPYDGPTGEILHSRWVTFTESAPIPA, from the coding sequence ATGGACGGTCTGGACACGGCGCTCGACATCGAGCTGGCGCAGGTGTGTGGCGGGTTGAACCAGCTGCATGCCCGGCTGGTGAGGCTGGTCGCCGGTGCCCTCACCGCAGAGGAGTGGGCCGGCGACGGGGTGCGCTCCCCCGAGCACTGGCTGGTGCTGCGGGCCGGGCTGTCCCCTTCGCGGGCGCGCGAGGTCGTCGCCCTGGCGCGGCGCGAGGCCGAGCTGCCGACCCTGATGGACACCTTCGCCGGCGGGCATCTCTCACTCGACCAGGTGTCGACCGTGGCCAGGCACGCCCCGGCCCCGATGGAGGCCTCGGTGACCGAGCTCGCGGTCAACGCCACGGTGCCCCGGCTCCGGCGCACCCTGTCCCGTTACGCCTTCCCCGACGAGCCCGCCAGCACTGCTGACCCCTCGGTCGACGCCCCTGCCACCAACGACGGCGCCGAGGACGCGGGTCCGCCGATGGCCCCCACCCCGGAACGTCGGGTCGAGGAGCCGGCCGACCTCGCGATGGGCTGTGACGCCGACGGCCGGTTCACGCTGCGGTTCTCCGCCCCACCCGACCTCGGCGCCCTGGTGGAGGCGGCGCTGATGGAGGCCCGGGACGCGCTCTTCCACGCCGGGCGCCCGGAAGTCACCTGGGCCACGGCTCTGGCCGAGGTCTGCGAGCGCTCCCTGGCCAACCCACCCTCACCTGGTCGGCGCGACGCGTTCCGGGTGCTGGTCCACCTCGACACCGACGGGGCCTGGCTGAACGCCCGCCCTGCCCTCCCGCGGCACCTGCTCCACAAGCTCACCTGCGAGGGGTCGCTGCGCCCGCTCTGGGTCACCGAGGGGCACCCCGTCAACGTCGGCCGGGCCCTGCGCATCGTCCCCGACCGCACCCGGCGCCTGGTTGAGGACCGCGACCGCGGCTGCCGCTTCCCCGGCTGCGCTGCGACGGCCGTCGTCAAGGTCCACCACGTCATCCACTGGGCCGACGGCGGCCCGACCGACACCCCCAACCTGGTCAGCCTGTGCCCGCACCACCACGACCGGCACCACGCGGTCGACTACGACATCCGGGGCGACGCCGACCTGCCTGACGGGCTGACCTTCACCAACCGGTGGGGCCACCTGATCCGCCCGGCACCCGCCTACCGGCCACCGATCCCGAGCCACTCACCAGATCCATCCAGCCGACCAGATTCGGTGGGCTCGGCAGGCCAGGGCAGCCCACCGGATTCGCCGGGCTCGCCAGACCAGGGCAGCCCACCGGATCCGGGCAGCTCAGCAGACCCCGGCGGACACGGCGCCGTGCCCGGACACACCGGAGGGCCGACGGCCCCGCCCTACGACGGACCCACCGGCGAGATCCTGCACAGCAGGTGGGTCACCTTCACCGAGTCCGCACCCATCCCGGCCTGA
- a CDS encoding MmcQ/YjbR family DNA-binding protein has protein sequence MVTQEDVRRVALALPGTTEEDGFTFRVAGRQFVWLWRERMDPRKPKVPNPGVVVVRVADLGGKEALLASDPATFFTTEHYDGYRSVLVRLDAVDGQVLAEVVTDSWRTQAPKHLLSEVDGG, from the coding sequence ATGGTGACCCAGGAGGACGTCCGGCGCGTCGCGCTGGCGCTGCCGGGGACGACAGAGGAGGACGGCTTCACCTTCCGGGTGGCCGGGAGGCAGTTCGTCTGGCTGTGGCGCGAGCGGATGGACCCCAGGAAGCCCAAGGTGCCCAACCCCGGGGTGGTCGTGGTGCGGGTCGCCGACCTGGGGGGGAAGGAGGCGCTGCTCGCCTCGGACCCGGCGACGTTCTTCACCACCGAGCACTACGACGGCTACAGGTCCGTGCTCGTGCGTCTCGACGCGGTCGACGGGCAGGTGCTGGCCGAGGTGGTCACCGACTCGTGGCGCACGCAGGCGCCGAAGCACCTGCTCAGCGAGGTCGACGGCGGATAA
- a CDS encoding NUDIX domain-containing protein, giving the protein MSLDAPSLSAHELRDRLESRPVSEREVLLEGMVWDVVRDTVDLGEAGTVRREYVLHPGAVGTVAMDDKGRILLVQQYRHPVGHYDWELPAGLLDVEGEPPWEAAARELHEEADLTAGTWNVLVDHFASPGGLSEVLRLFLARDLASVPHEERHQREAEEHGMPVRWVDLNEAVAAVLTGRLHNPAAIIGILTAYAARELDWGTLRPYDAPWPEHPAYR; this is encoded by the coding sequence GTGAGCCTCGACGCGCCGTCCCTGTCCGCCCACGAGCTGCGGGACCGGCTGGAGTCCCGGCCGGTCTCCGAGCGCGAGGTGCTGCTCGAGGGCATGGTGTGGGACGTCGTGCGCGACACGGTCGACCTCGGCGAGGCCGGCACCGTGCGCCGGGAGTACGTCCTGCACCCCGGCGCCGTCGGCACCGTCGCGATGGACGACAAGGGCCGGATCCTGCTCGTCCAGCAGTACCGCCACCCCGTCGGCCACTACGACTGGGAGCTGCCCGCCGGGCTGCTCGACGTCGAGGGTGAGCCGCCGTGGGAGGCCGCCGCGCGCGAGCTGCACGAGGAGGCCGACCTGACGGCCGGGACATGGAACGTCCTGGTCGACCACTTCGCCTCACCCGGCGGCCTGTCCGAGGTGCTGCGCCTGTTCCTGGCCCGTGACCTCGCGTCCGTGCCGCACGAGGAGCGGCACCAGCGCGAGGCCGAGGAGCACGGGATGCCCGTGCGGTGGGTCGACCTCAACGAGGCGGTGGCCGCGGTGCTCACCGGCCGTCTCCACAACCCCGCCGCGATCATCGGCATCCTGACCGCCTACGCGGCCAGGGAGCTCGACTGGGGCACGCTGCGGCCCTACGACGCACCCTGGCCGGAGCACCCGGCATACCGCTGA
- a CDS encoding LysR family transcriptional regulator: protein MIDAVALRSLAAVDRLGSVAAAADSLGYTASAVSQQVKRLEARAGVALLEKYGRGVMLTEAGRLLAASAHDLLAQMEQLESQLQSTTGRPAGRVRLASFATAARGVVAPALAALRESSPELEVTLSEAEPWDAVSLVATGQVDLAVVHNWEPLPLAIPDHLTCRHLGSDYADVLVHCEHPLAGRERVSAAELAGERWVSVAPGSICHQWLTKMFHDIGRAPRIEHFAAEFASHIALVAQGLAVALVPRLGRGELPAGVVAVHVVAPVPTRTVTAVWRRTMGESPALAAVVEALADAPSSLVRPQGDRS, encoded by the coding sequence ATGATCGATGCGGTGGCGCTGCGGTCCCTCGCGGCGGTGGACCGACTGGGATCCGTTGCGGCGGCGGCGGACTCGCTCGGCTACACCGCCAGCGCCGTGTCCCAGCAGGTCAAGCGGCTCGAGGCCCGGGCGGGGGTCGCGCTGCTGGAGAAGTACGGGCGCGGGGTGATGCTCACCGAGGCCGGCCGCCTGCTCGCGGCCTCGGCGCACGACCTGCTCGCCCAGATGGAGCAGCTGGAGTCCCAGCTGCAGTCGACCACGGGGCGGCCTGCCGGACGGGTCCGGCTGGCCAGCTTCGCCACGGCGGCCCGGGGCGTCGTGGCTCCGGCACTGGCTGCGCTGCGGGAGTCCTCGCCCGAGCTTGAGGTCACGCTCAGCGAGGCCGAGCCGTGGGATGCGGTCAGCCTGGTGGCGACCGGACAGGTGGACCTGGCCGTGGTGCACAACTGGGAGCCGCTGCCGCTGGCGATCCCGGACCACCTGACCTGCCGCCACCTCGGGTCGGACTACGCCGACGTGCTGGTGCACTGCGAGCACCCGCTGGCTGGACGGGAGCGGGTCTCGGCGGCAGAGCTCGCCGGGGAGCGCTGGGTGAGCGTGGCGCCGGGGTCGATCTGCCACCAGTGGCTGACCAAGATGTTCCACGACATCGGCCGGGCCCCGCGGATCGAGCACTTCGCCGCGGAGTTCGCCTCCCACATCGCCCTCGTGGCGCAGGGGCTGGCGGTGGCGCTGGTGCCGCGGCTCGGGCGCGGCGAGCTGCCGGCCGGGGTGGTCGCGGTCCACGTCGTCGCCCCGGTGCCGACCCGCACGGTGACGGCGGTGTGGCGGCGCACGATGGGGGAGAGCCCTGCCCTGGCGGCGGTGGTCGAGGCCCTGGCGGACGCGCCCTCCTCGTTGGTCCGACCGCAGGGAGACCGGTCATGA
- a CDS encoding YchJ family protein produces MSGAFGSGASGASPPGSGTSGSHTPGAGASAGGTFGRGTGRGGASTRSCPCGSGAAYAVCCQPLHDGERTPLTAEELMRSRYAAFAVGAGDYLSRTWHPAHRPADLALDPDLTWTGLEVLDTRAGGPDDDQGEVEFRASWRQGRERGVLHERSRFGRRGGRWVYLDGDVLG; encoded by the coding sequence ATGAGCGGTGCCTTCGGTTCGGGCGCGTCCGGTGCTAGCCCGCCGGGTTCTGGCACGTCCGGTTCTCACACGCCAGGTGCTGGCGCGTCCGCCGGGGGCACGTTCGGCCGTGGCACAGGGCGAGGCGGTGCGTCCACTCGCAGCTGCCCCTGCGGGAGTGGTGCGGCGTATGCCGTGTGCTGCCAGCCGCTGCATGACGGGGAACGAACGCCGCTGACGGCAGAGGAGCTGATGCGCTCGCGGTACGCCGCGTTCGCGGTGGGCGCGGGGGACTACCTCTCGCGGACCTGGCACCCGGCGCACCGGCCTGCTGACCTGGCGCTGGACCCGGACCTGACGTGGACCGGCCTCGAGGTCCTCGACACGCGCGCCGGTGGGCCCGACGACGACCAGGGTGAGGTGGAGTTCCGCGCGTCGTGGCGGCAGGGTCGCGAACGCGGGGTGCTGCACGAACGCAGCCGGTTTGGTCGGCGTGGTGGCCGGTGGGTCTACCTCGACGGCGACGTCCTCGGCTGA
- a CDS encoding EamA family transporter has product MPARDAALATLVAVVWGVNFIAIDRGLASVPPLLFVALRFVLVCFPAVFLVPRPAVPWRLVVTIGLFMSLGQFALVYVAMHLGMPAGLTPLVLQSQVLLTVLFSSVALRERPTRGQLLGVLVGAAGLAVVAVGRGPHAPLLPLLLVVAAATSWAIGNVVARHARPTSGLSMVVWSGLVVPVPLLALSLLGEGPAAVSAAVTHPDLGALGSAAFTAYLASLLGYGLWNSLLARHPATAVVPFTMLVPVAGIAAAWLALGEVPTATELTGGLMLLAGVAAAVLLSRRRQTSLRRAATHTAAPVTGAAVGASAAPEGAVDQRYAGCSGQGAS; this is encoded by the coding sequence CTGCCCGCCCGCGACGCTGCCCTCGCGACCCTCGTCGCCGTCGTGTGGGGGGTCAACTTCATCGCCATCGACCGCGGTCTGGCCAGCGTGCCGCCGCTGCTGTTCGTCGCGCTGCGCTTCGTGCTGGTGTGCTTCCCCGCGGTGTTCCTGGTCCCCCGCCCCGCCGTCCCCTGGCGCCTCGTGGTGACGATCGGGCTGTTCATGAGCCTGGGCCAGTTCGCGCTCGTCTACGTCGCCATGCACCTCGGCATGCCGGCCGGGCTCACCCCGCTGGTGCTGCAGAGCCAGGTCCTGCTCACCGTGCTCTTCTCCAGCGTGGCGCTGCGCGAACGACCCACCCGAGGCCAGCTGCTCGGCGTCCTGGTGGGCGCCGCCGGGCTGGCCGTCGTCGCGGTGGGGCGAGGCCCCCACGCCCCGCTGCTGCCCCTGCTCCTCGTCGTGGCCGCGGCCACCTCCTGGGCCATCGGCAACGTCGTCGCCCGGCACGCCCGCCCGACCTCGGGGCTGTCCATGGTGGTGTGGTCCGGGCTGGTCGTGCCGGTGCCCCTGCTGGCCCTGTCGCTGCTGGGCGAGGGCCCCGCCGCGGTCTCCGCCGCGGTGACCCACCCGGACCTGGGCGCGCTCGGCAGCGCCGCGTTCACGGCATACCTGGCGTCGCTGCTCGGCTACGGCCTGTGGAACTCGCTGCTGGCGCGCCACCCCGCCACGGCGGTCGTCCCGTTCACGATGCTCGTCCCCGTGGCCGGCATCGCCGCGGCCTGGCTGGCGCTGGGCGAGGTGCCCACGGCCACCGAGCTGACGGGCGGCCTGATGCTCCTCGCCGGGGTCGCCGCCGCGGTGTTGCTCTCACGCCGCCGCCAGACCAGCCTGCGCCGGGCCGCGACGCACACCGCCGCCCCGGTGACCGGGGCGGCGGTGGGTGCGAGTGCAGCTCCCGAGGGAGCCGTGGATCAGCGGTATGCCGGGTGCTCCGGCCAGGGTGCGTCGTAG